Proteins co-encoded in one Spirosoma endbachense genomic window:
- a CDS encoding helix-turn-helix domain-containing protein codes for MQTTFIDIASISDLHKLYSCPNPKHPLVSVIDLREISRDNIREEETFYRLGFYAVYLKQLKGVMRYGKSYYDFDEGTLMFTAPGQAISTTRRVPYNEGWGLFFHADLLYRTELGRKIHQYSFFQYDANEALHVSDEEKTILHVCAQNIKREYSQNLDKHSQGLMLSNIELLLNYCDRFYDRQFITRAKVSHDIVQQFETALIDYFSQNSLIEQGLPDVKYFASRLSLSPNYLSDLLKRYTGKTTQEHIHLALIDKAKSLLWSSNKSISEIAYELGFDHPSHFTKVFKTRLGKSPKEFRNLN; via the coding sequence ATGCAGACTACATTTATTGATATCGCGTCTATCTCGGATCTGCACAAACTCTATAGTTGCCCAAACCCGAAGCATCCGCTTGTTTCAGTTATTGATCTGAGAGAAATAAGCCGCGATAACATTCGTGAAGAAGAAACCTTTTACCGGCTGGGGTTCTATGCCGTGTATTTGAAGCAACTGAAAGGCGTGATGCGCTATGGCAAATCGTATTATGACTTTGATGAAGGCACCCTGATGTTTACCGCACCGGGGCAGGCTATATCGACCACGCGCCGGGTTCCCTACAACGAAGGCTGGGGTTTATTCTTTCATGCCGATCTGCTGTATCGAACCGAGCTCGGGAGAAAAATACACCAGTATTCATTTTTTCAGTACGACGCCAACGAAGCCCTGCACGTATCTGACGAGGAGAAAACCATCCTGCACGTCTGTGCCCAAAACATAAAGCGCGAATATTCGCAGAATCTCGACAAACATTCGCAGGGCCTCATGCTAAGTAACATCGAGTTACTGCTCAATTATTGTGATCGGTTTTACGACCGGCAATTTATCACCCGCGCCAAAGTAAGCCATGATATTGTTCAGCAATTTGAAACCGCACTGATCGACTATTTTTCGCAGAACTCACTGATCGAACAGGGCTTACCCGATGTAAAATATTTTGCCTCCCGGTTGAGTTTATCACCCAATTATTTGTCGGATCTGCTCAAAAGATATACTGGCAAAACAACCCAGGAACACATTCATCTGGCGTTGATTGACAAGGCAAAGTCCTTGTTATGGAGTTCTAATAAATCCATCAGCGAAATTGCTTACGAACTTGGTTTTGACCATCCGTCTCACTTTACGAAGGTATTCAAAACCAGATTGGGTAAGTCACCGAAAGAATTCAGAAACCTGAATTAG
- a CDS encoding DUF6973 domain-containing protein — translation MNTFIKKYYVPVLQVFLLTMALVAWPNTGWAERPPYRDRLSTDRVRFLHKPNPHPVNTDRPGKKTFDSDPIRFSLTVNKRHVKPGEVVDVEITAHYLAILSSQLFVLPGANAFRLKLLLPDGFVQTGGDYTDYIGTELSSANPTITYKLKGYFARASSRVEFRLLRGSAQANESTLFVEKTRLVLEVDGSQAARQAGDYANLSVDCGGNTLTVSAQLTTSTNNRVSILIFKDNAIVNNLNDLVGPSINQTVSMSGSGSYYAKVREVNNDGNEINSSVVSANCFGGGTPNPPTNPNPPTSGCNFSQGQHLVTTSWGEAIYAHQANGYWFAAYQDGSNFKPRHWLEAISYGQASCFAEEDPRNGTPSNPNPPTNPTPPTSGCNYSAGQFLLNFYGEAIYAHQANGYWYAAYQDGSNFKPRHWLVAAGFDANQSNCFAEEDPRNGGARPQYDLDEVTVTAFRDYNGDAFAQIYTLYVGNDYRATSNPAFGYSEEYSGLNASDLPAILEALLTRLNLELRNQGLESFNDAEMAILRTLSVRQVFNIYTSIVSANNLANVALNNQFKGEAIDNGYSNAFRHFYFAFGIARATDANIAARFVAAHESTQGNGLSTQMDTNNNEYALYIYRNNLAGTNYVSFNFLLGLAQNGQLWTIQNGVLGKFPYIIPGGPRTPQN, via the coding sequence ATGAATACTTTTATCAAAAAGTATTATGTTCCTGTTTTACAGGTATTCCTCCTGACTATGGCCCTAGTGGCCTGGCCCAACACCGGATGGGCAGAGCGCCCTCCTTACCGAGACCGACTCTCCACAGACCGAGTTCGCTTCCTCCACAAACCCAATCCACATCCCGTAAATACCGATCGGCCCGGTAAAAAGACCTTCGACTCTGACCCGATCCGATTTAGTCTCACAGTCAACAAACGACACGTCAAACCGGGGGAAGTCGTCGATGTGGAAATCACAGCCCATTACCTGGCTATTCTATCCTCCCAGTTATTTGTTTTGCCGGGAGCGAATGCCTTCCGTTTAAAACTGCTCCTGCCCGATGGTTTTGTGCAAACTGGAGGGGATTATACCGACTACATAGGCACCGAATTGTCGTCGGCCAATCCCACAATCACCTACAAACTCAAAGGCTATTTTGCCAGGGCTAGTAGTCGAGTTGAATTTCGGCTCTTGCGCGGGTCAGCTCAAGCGAATGAATCCACCCTGTTTGTCGAGAAAACGCGGTTAGTGCTGGAGGTCGATGGGAGCCAAGCCGCTCGCCAGGCAGGGGATTATGCCAACTTATCTGTCGATTGCGGGGGAAATACCCTGACTGTGAGTGCCCAGCTCACCACCAGTACTAATAACCGGGTCAGTATCCTCATTTTCAAGGATAATGCCATTGTCAATAATCTCAATGATTTGGTGGGCCCATCAATCAATCAAACCGTCTCGATGAGTGGCAGCGGTTCGTATTATGCCAAAGTGCGAGAGGTCAATAACGATGGCAATGAAATCAACTCCTCGGTCGTTTCGGCGAACTGTTTTGGAGGTGGTACGCCCAATCCACCCACCAATCCCAACCCGCCCACCAGTGGGTGTAATTTTAGCCAGGGGCAGCACCTGGTCACCACCAGTTGGGGGGAAGCCATCTATGCCCATCAAGCCAATGGCTACTGGTTTGCCGCCTATCAGGATGGCTCAAATTTCAAACCCCGGCATTGGCTGGAAGCCATCAGTTACGGGCAAGCCAGCTGCTTTGCCGAAGAGGATCCCAGAAACGGTACGCCTTCCAACCCCAATCCACCGACGAATCCAACCCCACCTACTAGTGGCTGTAACTACAGTGCAGGCCAATTTTTATTAAACTTCTATGGGGAGGCCATCTATGCCCATCAAGCCAATGGGTATTGGTATGCTGCTTATCAGGATGGTTCCAACTTTAAGCCTCGTCACTGGCTGGTGGCCGCTGGCTTCGATGCCAATCAAAGCAATTGCTTCGCCGAAGAGGATCCTCGGAATGGTGGAGCACGCCCACAATATGACCTAGATGAAGTAACTGTAACCGCTTTCCGGGATTACAATGGGGATGCATTTGCTCAAATTTATACACTCTATGTAGGAAATGATTACCGGGCCACGAGTAACCCTGCCTTTGGGTACAGTGAAGAATATTCGGGGCTAAATGCCAGCGATTTACCTGCCATTTTAGAGGCTTTACTCACTCGACTGAATCTAGAATTACGAAACCAGGGCTTAGAATCTTTCAATGATGCAGAAATGGCTATTCTGAGGACACTCTCGGTAAGACAAGTATTTAATATATACACGTCCATTGTGTCGGCCAATAACTTAGCCAACGTTGCCTTAAACAATCAGTTTAAAGGCGAAGCCATCGATAATGGCTATAGCAATGCATTTAGACATTTCTATTTTGCCTTTGGAATAGCTAGGGCAACGGATGCCAATATCGCAGCACGATTTGTCGCGGCTCATGAAAGCACTCAAGGAAACGGGTTATCCACCCAGATGGATACCAATAATAATGAATACGCCCTCTACATTTATAGAAATAATTTAGCCGGCACGAATTATGTTAGTTTCAATTTTCTATTAGGACTGGCGCAGAATGGACAACTCTGGACAATCCAGAATGGTGTATTAGGCAAATTCCCCTACATAATACCCGGAGGGCCTCGAACCCCTCAGAATTAG
- a CDS encoding STM2901 family protein — MELYSCVAPNGDGYTYIDIYVANIFGQYTKAATIKANQVSRPDVQGAHGNNVPLDCGFMWEIPTQYRTGHPLTIAVMPVNNPNAMGTRTTSGDCSNPTPTNPGGPTDPPIIPLTISPYAFVDISERVEMSEEDWFDWDSLPCRFNYNGMQDLTKSELFMEILTDKTMDQLGITEAVGAISLLTGARIISTRAKFQGATPGTSIASKYLSNLIPGTSPMRLPTLTGWPGVGAGLRLQMTRNVGRFIGRTIPLLGWGILAYDLYRILEKTSEEYQNVINSQPCS; from the coding sequence TTGGAACTTTATTCATGCGTCGCTCCCAATGGGGACGGGTATACCTATATAGATATTTATGTCGCCAACATTTTTGGCCAATATACCAAAGCAGCCACCATTAAAGCCAACCAGGTGTCACGTCCTGATGTACAGGGGGCGCATGGGAATAATGTTCCCCTGGATTGTGGTTTTATGTGGGAGATTCCGACTCAGTATCGAACAGGTCACCCGCTGACCATCGCGGTCATGCCGGTCAATAATCCCAATGCGATGGGTACTCGGACGACATCAGGGGACTGTAGTAACCCGACTCCCACAAATCCAGGAGGGCCAACCGATCCCCCTATAATTCCATTGACAATTTCCCCTTACGCGTTTGTCGATATTTCCGAGAGAGTTGAAATGAGTGAAGAAGATTGGTTCGACTGGGATTCCCTACCGTGTCGATTCAATTATAATGGCATGCAAGATTTAACGAAGTCTGAATTATTCATGGAAATATTGACAGACAAAACAATGGATCAATTAGGCATTACAGAAGCAGTAGGGGCGATCTCTCTATTAACTGGTGCCAGGATTATTTCGACAAGAGCAAAATTCCAGGGTGCTACACCTGGAACATCAATAGCTTCTAAATATTTATCAAACCTTATTCCCGGCACATCTCCCATGCGCTTACCAACGCTTACGGGATGGCCTGGTGTAGGCGCAGGTCTCAGATTACAAATGACCAGAAACGTAGGGAGATTTATTGGTCGCACCATACCCTTATTAGGTTGGGGAATTCTTGCTTATGATTTATACCGAATTTTAGAGAAAACTTCTGAAGAATACCAAAATGTGATAAATTCCCAACCCTGTTCGTAA
- a CDS encoding DUF1493 family protein, translating into MNSDIERELLAFINQELGTKFTSLENDAEVEKRLRIGGDDTLDFILAFSKRFDIDISEFEPANYFAGEGLMLDFIGLFKRLKGEKIPKLIPLTFGDLKKAMLTKKLV; encoded by the coding sequence ATGAACTCTGACATTGAACGAGAGTTACTAGCATTTATTAATCAGGAGCTAGGGACTAAGTTTACCTCTTTGGAAAACGATGCAGAAGTCGAAAAACGTTTAAGGATAGGAGGTGATGATACCCTGGATTTTATTCTTGCGTTTTCGAAGCGATTTGACATCGATATTTCAGAATTTGAACCGGCGAATTACTTTGCGGGAGAAGGACTAATGTTAGACTTCATAGGGCTTTTTAAGCGATTGAAAGGGGAAAAAATCCCCAAGTTAATCCCGTTGACATTTGGCGATTTAAAAAAAGCAATGCTAACGAAGAAATTGGTTTAA
- a CDS encoding sensor histidine kinase, producing the protein MQTIISVDPQRAKPNDKWFRIIGIPVAVLPFVYFYTREYGFAWPLVGLTFGWGLITTGALWELLRWWVFQARANYFQIDNTGRRVLLTFAGYAVLTALLQPLETWGLSQIDPTGLVHTPTLRVYVTHIVMAILFAFIVGGVYEVIYYLKLYRLALTDAEAHKKAKMQTELDALRQQVNPHFLFNSLNSLTALISEDPKKAETFSEELSSVYRYLLRCNDSPLVPLAAELDFLNSYYHLLKTRHGDSLILTTHVLPGNEDRQLPPLTLQLLIENAVKHNVVLPEQPLTIYLYTNQDNQLIVKNNIQRKSTRGLSNGIGLSNIITKYQMLGRPTPIIEDDGSEFRVTLPLV; encoded by the coding sequence GTGCAAACAATAATCTCGGTCGATCCGCAACGCGCTAAACCAAACGATAAATGGTTTCGGATCATCGGCATTCCGGTGGCGGTTTTACCGTTTGTGTACTTCTACACACGTGAGTACGGCTTTGCCTGGCCACTGGTCGGGCTGACCTTTGGCTGGGGGCTGATAACGACGGGCGCATTGTGGGAGTTATTACGCTGGTGGGTATTCCAGGCACGAGCCAACTATTTTCAAATTGATAATACCGGCCGGCGTGTTCTGCTTACGTTTGCCGGTTATGCGGTGCTGACAGCCCTGTTGCAGCCCCTCGAAACCTGGGGCCTTAGCCAAATTGACCCGACAGGACTGGTTCATACCCCAACGCTCCGCGTATACGTGACGCACATCGTCATGGCCATTTTGTTTGCCTTCATTGTAGGGGGAGTCTATGAAGTAATTTATTATCTGAAACTATATCGATTAGCGTTAACGGATGCCGAAGCTCACAAGAAGGCGAAGATGCAAACCGAATTAGATGCTCTCCGCCAGCAGGTCAATCCACATTTTCTATTCAACAGCCTCAATTCACTAACTGCACTAATCAGCGAAGATCCGAAGAAGGCCGAAACCTTCAGCGAGGAATTGAGCTCGGTGTACCGGTACTTACTCCGCTGTAACGACTCTCCGCTGGTGCCGCTCGCGGCTGAACTGGACTTCCTCAACTCCTATTACCACCTACTCAAAACCCGCCACGGCGATTCGCTTATCTTAACGACGCATGTTCTGCCCGGCAACGAAGATCGCCAACTCCCACCCCTGACGCTCCAACTGCTGATTGAGAACGCCGTCAAGCATAACGTTGTGCTACCCGAGCAACCACTGACCATCTACCTGTACACCAATCAGGATAACCAATTGATTGTCAAGAACAATATACAGCGTAAGTCTACGCGGGGGCTGAGCAACGGCATAGGACTGAGCAACATAATTACCAAGTACCAGATGCTGGGCCGACCCACTCCCATCATTGAGGACGACGGAAGCGAGTTTCGCGTTACCTTACCGCTGGTGTAA
- a CDS encoding M48 family metalloprotease, producing the protein MKTYTFCYRSMAFIALFIASACARNPVTGKRELSLMSTEQELAIGKESHPSVVATMGLYEDKKIQAFMNEKGKAMANVSHRPELPYQFFIVDSPVVNAFAVPGGYVYFTRGILAHFNNEAEFAGVLGHEIGHITAKHAARSQKSQLLSTIALIGGAVLAPQVVGQNIEALQQGLGLLSLKYSRDHESESDKLGVEYSSKIGYDAHQMADFFGTLKRISENSGQAVPQFMSTHPDPGNRFSRVHELAKDYQAQHPASYRVEGDTYLRLIDGITYGEDPKQGFVENGKFYHPELRFQFPVPSGWQSQNSPSQFQMADKDGKSAMILMLAKGNSLDEASQNLVKELSLNVLESTKTTINGNPAYVLISRQQTQQQQGQPQQTQDPKTALQIGTWLIQYNNAVYALHGLSSAADFTNAFGTFKQVAGNFQSLTDPDKLNRKPERIQIKTAPRDGSFREVMIGLGMPANRVEELGVLNGQKADDRIARGKPVKVIAR; encoded by the coding sequence ATGAAAACTTACACATTTTGCTACCGGTCTATGGCTTTTATTGCCTTATTCATTGCATCAGCCTGCGCCCGTAATCCGGTCACGGGTAAGCGTGAATTGAGCCTGATGTCAACCGAACAGGAACTGGCAATCGGAAAGGAATCGCACCCTTCGGTCGTCGCTACGATGGGTTTATATGAAGATAAAAAAATTCAGGCTTTCATGAACGAGAAAGGCAAGGCAATGGCCAACGTTTCGCACCGACCCGAGCTACCCTATCAGTTCTTTATTGTCGACTCGCCGGTCGTTAATGCCTTTGCGGTGCCGGGTGGTTACGTGTATTTCACGCGTGGCATTCTGGCGCACTTCAACAATGAAGCCGAATTTGCGGGTGTGTTAGGGCATGAAATTGGTCATATTACTGCCAAGCACGCAGCCCGTTCTCAGAAAAGTCAGTTACTGAGCACGATAGCCCTAATTGGCGGAGCCGTTTTAGCCCCTCAGGTGGTTGGGCAGAATATTGAAGCGTTGCAGCAGGGATTGGGTCTTTTATCGCTGAAATACAGCCGCGACCACGAATCAGAATCCGACAAACTTGGCGTGGAGTATTCCAGTAAAATTGGCTATGATGCCCATCAAATGGCTGATTTTTTTGGCACACTCAAACGCATCTCGGAGAACTCCGGGCAAGCAGTGCCGCAGTTTATGTCTACTCACCCTGACCCAGGCAATCGGTTCAGCCGGGTTCACGAACTGGCCAAAGACTATCAGGCGCAGCACCCCGCTTCTTATCGGGTAGAAGGCGACACCTATCTGCGGCTAATCGATGGTATTACGTACGGGGAAGATCCCAAACAGGGATTTGTGGAAAATGGCAAGTTCTACCACCCAGAGCTACGATTTCAGTTTCCGGTTCCCAGTGGCTGGCAGTCTCAGAACTCTCCCAGCCAATTTCAGATGGCCGACAAGGATGGCAAATCAGCAATGATTTTAATGCTGGCGAAAGGCAATTCGCTGGATGAAGCTTCTCAAAATCTGGTAAAAGAACTGAGTCTGAACGTATTGGAATCGACCAAAACCACCATTAACGGCAACCCGGCCTATGTGCTTATTTCACGGCAACAGACCCAACAGCAACAGGGTCAGCCGCAACAGACACAGGACCCTAAAACGGCGCTCCAGATTGGCACCTGGTTGATTCAGTATAACAATGCGGTATATGCCCTGCATGGACTGTCGAGTGCTGCCGATTTCACAAACGCCTTCGGTACATTCAAGCAGGTTGCCGGGAATTTTCAATCCCTGACCGACCCCGACAAACTCAATCGCAAACCAGAGCGCATACAAATCAAGACGGCCCCTCGGGATGGTTCCTTCCGCGAGGTGATGATCGGGTTAGGAATGCCCGCCAATCGTGTAGAAGAACTGGGCGTGTTGAATGGCCAAAAAGCCGACGACCGTATTGCACGGGGCAAACCGGTGAAAGTTATCGCTCGATAA
- a CDS encoding pseudouridine-5'-phosphate glycosidase translates to MRNYLAIQPEVQEAIASGKPVVALESTIISHGMPWPQNVETAIRVEETVRANGAIPATIAIFNGKCRVGLSTEQLSYFGQEKNVWKVSLRDIPYVLSQNLYGATTVAATMRIAAMAGIKLFVTGGIGGVHRGAEHSMDISADLTEMAQTSVAVVSAGIKSILDIGLTLEYLETKGIPVVTVGQDELPGFYSNQSNFASPLRLDTPEQIAALLKTKWEMGLEGSVLIANPVPAHQQVPKDEIEVYIQQALAAADAQHIKGKHITPFLLKYIASHTQGESLHANIALIKNNAAIGSKIAVAFASNELAFPEEN, encoded by the coding sequence ATGAGAAACTATTTAGCGATACAACCTGAAGTACAAGAGGCCATTGCCAGTGGTAAACCGGTAGTTGCGCTGGAATCGACCATCATCTCCCATGGTATGCCCTGGCCACAAAACGTGGAAACCGCCATCCGTGTTGAAGAAACAGTACGGGCTAACGGGGCCATACCTGCAACGATTGCCATATTTAATGGCAAGTGCCGCGTGGGCTTAAGTACGGAGCAGCTCAGCTATTTTGGCCAGGAAAAAAACGTGTGGAAAGTCAGCCTGCGTGATATTCCCTATGTGCTTAGCCAAAATTTGTATGGGGCTACTACCGTGGCCGCTACCATGCGTATTGCCGCTATGGCGGGCATCAAATTATTCGTTACGGGGGGTATCGGTGGCGTTCATCGGGGAGCCGAGCACAGCATGGATATATCGGCCGACCTGACCGAAATGGCGCAAACGTCGGTGGCGGTGGTTTCTGCTGGCATCAAAAGTATTTTGGATATTGGACTTACCCTGGAGTATCTGGAAACCAAAGGCATTCCCGTGGTAACCGTTGGTCAGGACGAACTGCCCGGTTTTTATAGCAACCAAAGCAATTTTGCCTCGCCCCTTCGCCTGGATACACCTGAACAGATTGCAGCCCTCCTCAAAACAAAATGGGAAATGGGTCTGGAGGGGTCTGTACTGATTGCGAATCCTGTGCCTGCTCACCAGCAAGTACCTAAAGATGAGATCGAAGTATATATTCAGCAGGCTTTAGCGGCTGCCGATGCCCAGCATATTAAGGGAAAACATATTACACCATTCCTGCTGAAATACATTGCCAGCCATACACAAGGAGAAAGCCTGCATGCGAATATTGCCCTGATAAAAAACAATGCTGCGATTGGGTCAAAAATTGCGGTAGCATTTGCATCAAATGAGTTGGCATTCCCTGAAGAAAACTAG
- a CDS encoding PfkB family carbohydrate kinase, which yields MTKPVVCIGGALVDELYYVNEPILPATTNMASVQQKAGGVSRNLAHQLALLDVPVELISVFGDDPTGNWLKNSCTNAGIRLTSSLFADAGSTGKYTGIINHDGSLYTALLTNSSDHLLTPDYLEKQTDLLGSACYLLADTNLSVQSLQWLVDFSNRSGIPLIIEPVSVPPARKLLQVTMKGVFLLTPNEDELPVLCSADAVTTEQQIQELIDQGIQAIWLHKGAEGSVLYTKDNATRLHALAVDITDCTGAGDGALSGFVLGKYLGYSDEGCLKLAHTLAGEILRVEGAIATHLTREKLIEKAQEYYSL from the coding sequence ATGACAAAACCTGTTGTGTGCATCGGTGGTGCTCTTGTGGATGAATTGTATTATGTGAACGAGCCCATATTACCCGCTACCACAAACATGGCCAGCGTTCAGCAAAAGGCAGGTGGAGTGAGTCGAAACCTGGCTCATCAGTTAGCCCTATTAGATGTACCGGTCGAATTAATTAGTGTGTTCGGTGATGACCCAACCGGCAATTGGCTGAAAAATAGCTGTACTAATGCAGGGATACGCTTAACCAGTAGCCTGTTTGCCGATGCCGGTTCTACTGGAAAATATACCGGTATCATCAATCACGATGGCTCATTATATACCGCACTTCTTACGAATAGTAGTGATCATTTGCTAACGCCTGACTATTTAGAAAAACAGACTGACCTATTGGGTTCAGCCTGTTATTTATTGGCCGATACCAATCTATCCGTCCAATCACTGCAATGGCTGGTTGATTTTAGCAATAGGTCAGGAATACCCCTGATTATTGAACCGGTATCGGTGCCACCAGCCAGAAAGTTGTTGCAGGTGACCATGAAAGGAGTATTCCTGCTAACGCCGAACGAAGATGAATTACCAGTTCTTTGTAGTGCTGATGCGGTTACTACCGAGCAACAGATTCAGGAATTAATTGACCAGGGTATCCAGGCAATCTGGCTGCATAAAGGGGCTGAAGGTTCCGTTTTATACACAAAAGATAACGCGACCCGATTGCATGCACTGGCCGTTGATATAACTGATTGTACCGGTGCCGGTGATGGGGCGCTGAGTGGATTTGTCTTAGGCAAATATTTGGGTTATTCCGATGAAGGATGCCTAAAGTTAGCACACACGCTGGCTGGCGAAATTTTACGGGTAGAGGGCGCGATTGCGACGCATTTAACCCGGGAGAAATTAATAGAAAAAGCACAGGAATATTATTCCCTGTAA
- a CDS encoding LytTR family DNA-binding domain-containing protein has protein sequence MSTLNVAGLENPIAIESIVWIQGDRNYARIYFSNRPTYLVTQTLKWFDEQLPSFVRIHKSALINPHYVIGFEQEISRAAQVLLRTGHRLPVSRRRIDAVRAELGISPFNSFKSGTSQHDKES, from the coding sequence ATGTCTACTCTCAACGTAGCCGGATTAGAAAATCCTATTGCCATTGAATCAATAGTATGGATTCAGGGAGATCGTAATTATGCCCGAATTTATTTTTCAAATCGCCCCACGTATTTAGTGACCCAAACCCTGAAATGGTTTGACGAACAACTCCCGTCGTTTGTCCGGATTCATAAATCAGCGCTGATTAACCCTCACTATGTCATTGGGTTTGAGCAGGAAATTTCTCGGGCGGCTCAGGTCCTTTTGCGTACCGGGCATCGCTTACCCGTATCGCGACGGCGGATTGATGCGGTTAGGGCTGAGCTTGGAATAAGTCCTTTCAATAGCTTTAAATCCGGCACCTCACAACATGATAAGGAATCTTAG